A region of the Aulosira sp. FACHB-615 genome:
AATCAGAAATTTAAAATGCTATGGCTTATACAAATTATTATCAACTCTGTGATGGGACTCATATTTGATTTCTGAACAAAATCAATACAATCTCTGTTCCCTGTTCCCTTTTCCCTACCTTCACTCCTTAAATTCAGAAATCAAACCAAATTTTATATGACCACTACATTTACCGCACCAATTAAACCAAGACTCGAAGATAGTTTTGCAATTACCTTTGCTCCCTTATCCCTTGAGGAAGTCTACGCCAAAGCGGACGATGCAGCTAACGGTGCTGTGGTGGTGATGAGTGGTATGGTACGCAACAACACTGATGGACAACCTGTCGTCGCCCTAGAATATCAAGCTTATGAACCGATGGCGATGCGGGTGTTTTATCAAATTGCGGCTGATATTCGCACATTTTGGCCTGATGTTAAACGAGTTGTGATTCATCACCGCATTGGTAGGTTACAAGTAGGCGAAATCAGCGTTTTAGTCGCTGTCGGCTGTCCCCATCGCGGTGAGGCGTTTGAAGCCTGTCGCTATGCTATTGATACTTTGAAACATAACGCGCCAATTTGGAAAAAAGAACACTGGCAAAATGGTTCTACCACTTGGGTGAGTATTGGTGCTTGTGAACAGTCAGGACAAAATTGCTTTAATTGTTAGTGGCTCTGTGTTTCCTTGACAAATCCAAGCTCCCCAGTAAAAAGGATGCTGTAAAGGTGTGTCTTTTTCTTGACAATCAATCTGAGTGTTTGGTGATAATTCATTGACTTGTAAAATTTCTTTGAGTGCCTCAACACCCAAGGCAGATTGCTGTAATTCTTTGACAGTAATTGTACGTATATAGTTCTGAGTTTGATGTAACGCTTCGGCACGACCAACACCAGACTGTAGATGATCAAAAAAACTTTCCATCAAGAAAGCCGTCACTCTATCAGGAACTGGCCATAGGCTCATAACTAGGGTTTGTGAACCTGCTACAGCAAAAGCCCGACGCAAACCAAACACCCCTTCACCGATTTTAATATCGCCTCTGGCAGTATCACAAGCACAAAGAACCGTCAGTTGATTATCCCACAAATCTAAACCGGCGATATCTTGGGCAAACACAAAACCTTTACCTGCGTCTGAAGGAAGAGTGCCACCGCATAGCCATGTGTTAGCACCTGCTAAAGCCAGTCCAGAACGCATCATCGGGTTTTCTGTTTTGGTGGTTCGCAGACGTTCTATACTCAAAAAAGTACGCTGGCGATCGCGTCGTTGAAGTTCAGAGTCACTCAAAAATAGACCGTGAGTCGCAATCAGCATGATATTAGGACACTCACTATTAATTAGGCGGCTTTCTAGTGCTTCTGCACCTAAGTATAATTTTGCATCTAGAAGTTTTTTCGCCACACTTTCACCCAAAAATCTTGTCCCCACAGCGCGACGGAAGGTTGTTTCTGGGATGGGTGGTTTGATTTGCGTTTCGGACTTGGAAGCTATCTGGGTAGCGGACTCTGCTGTTAAATCAAAATCAGGATCAGCAATAATTAGCGGTGCAGAGATGGAATGTTTTGGCTTTGGAACTTTGCTGTGAAGAATTTCTCTGCCGACACTGAGATAACTGATGGTGTATTCATCCATTAACAGTCTTGTACCAGTGCTATTGATAGGCAAAATTTGAAACGGTACTAAGTTTAAGTTGCCATCGGGTGCGATAATCAGATGTCGGCTATTTTTAATAAACTCACGGATAGGTGCAAAAAGCAGTTGACTTAGTTGAATAGCGGCTGTGGAATCGTAAGATTGAATATGCAGCTTTGGTTTGTTGAAGGTTTTTCTCAAAGCTAATGTTGGCTGGTGATAGTCAGAGGCTTGCAGGCGAAATATCTGAATTACTTCATCAATGGTTGCGGCTATTCCTAAGTCAAGCATCTGCACTGCGTTTGGTTGTCCGGCTGGCAAAATAAATGCTAAATAGCGCGGCGGATACCATTGAGTTTCTTGGTTTGCGGCAACTGCCTGAAAATCAAATACATCAAAGCGGACAAATTCGATCAGAATAGAATCAGGCGGTAAAGCTGCGGCTATGGCTTGACGGTCAAAAGTTTGCTCAGATAACCCAATTTCTGGAACTTGCAATGCTAGTTGTTTTTGCAAGTAATTATACTGGGCTTGCAGTTGAGTAATATTTTCTCGATAGGTTCTAAACTGGTGTGTGGTTTTTTCTGTGGTTGCGCTGATGTCAGGTTGGGGAATAGAGAAGGTTAAATGTACCAGTCGCGTATTTAAATCACTCAACTGGCGGAATTGTTCTTGGAGTTGGGGGTAGCGTCCACTGTAGAGGGCTTGGTTTTGAGCAGCCAGCGCCGATGCTGTTAGTCCTTTGCGTTTTAAAATAAAATCTAAGGCTGCGAGTTTGGCGTTATCTGAGTGTGATAGGTGTTTGTAGACTAAGGAAAGAAATAAATCAACATTATTTCTGATTTTGTCGAGGAAGGAGAGGCGATCGCTTTCGGAACTAAACGAAAATATGTTACTAATAATCTTGTCTTCTATTTTGCTGGCTGCTATGCGATAATCTAAAGCCTCATCTGGACGATTGATAGCAGCTAACACAGTCGCCAGATTATTCATACTAAATGCAACATCGGGATGTTCTTCTCCTAACCAGCGTTTTCGTATCGCCAAAGTTTCGATATATTTCTGTTCTGCTTCCGCAAAGCGCCCCAGAGAGAAATAGAGTTCAGCTAAATTATTAATGCTGATAGAAACTTTTGGGTGTTCTTCTCCTAATAATGACTGTCTCAGTTTTAATGCTGCTAAATGCAGTTGTTCTGCTTCTTGATAACGCCCTTGAAAATCATAAATCACAGCTAAGTTATTCATTGTGGTGGCTACTTGCGGGTGTTGATTCCCAAAAGCAGTTTTCACAATGTTTAAAGCTTGTAAAAATAATAATTCTGCTTTTCGATATTGAGTTAAATCATCATATAATACTGCTAAGTTATTCAAAATTACAGCCACAAATGGATGTTGTTCTCCTAACAAGCTTTTTGCCATTGCCAAGGCTGCTAAATGTAGTTTTTCGGCTTCTGTATACCTGCCTTGGAGACGATAAATTACGGCTAGTTGGTTGAGAGTATTAGTAATTTCTGGATGTGAGTTACCCAGAGTGTTTTTTTGGATTTCTAACGCAGCTAAATATTTCTGTTCCGCTTCTGCATAGCGTCCTTGTTCTTCATAAAGTGCTGCTATATTCAAGAAATATTGGGCAATAATTGGATGTTCTTTACCAAGAGATTTTTCTAGCATTGGTAAGACTTGCAAATATTTCTTTTCTGCTGCTAAATAGCGGCCTTGATATGTGTAAACAACAGCAATACTACTTAAAGTCTCAGCAATATCAGGATGTTCAGAAGCAAACAATTTTTCTCTGATGGTATGAGCTTCTAAATAAAGTTTTTCAGCTTCTAAATAACGCCCTTGGCTGAGATAAACTTCTGCTAAGTTACTCAAACTCACAGCCACATCAGGATGCTGATTTCCTAGCAAGCGTTTCCGCATTGCTAAAGCTGCGAGATATTTCTGTTCTGCTTCTAGATAGCGTCCTTGTTCTTGATAATTGCTGGCCAGATTATTTAAGGTAGAGGCGATGTATGGATGTTCATTTCCGAGAATTTTTGTCCATTTTTCTAAAATTTCGATAAATTTAATTTCAGCTTCTGAATAACGCCCTTGCGCGTCATACAATGCAGCTAAATTATTCAAAGTAACCGCAATTTCTAAATGTTCATCGCCAAATAAGCTTTTTTTCATGGTCAACGCTTCTAAGTGCATTTTTTCTGCATCAGCATAGCGTCCTTGTGTGGTGTAAATGGCTGCTAAATTATTTAAGGTTTGAGCAATATCAGGATGTTCCTCACCAAACAAGCGTTTCCGCATTGCTAAAACTTCTAAATGTACTTGTTCAGATTGAAAATATTTGCCTTGCTCTCGATATATCTCTGCTAGATTATTCAAATTAGTCGCAATTTGAAAATGTTCTTTACCAAATATGTTTTGCCATAATTCTAGGGCTGATAAAAATAGCTTTTCTGCTTCTACATAATTACCTTGGGAATAGTAAAAGGCGGCGAGATTATTTAAAGATTGGGCAACATCAGGATGTTCTGAACCTAAAAGATTTTTTCTGAGGGTTAAGGCTTGCAAGTATAACGGTTGGGCTAATAAGTAATGTCCTTGCATCCGATATAATTCGGCGAGGTTATTTAAGCTATCACAATATTCAGGATTTTCTGTTAGCTGTTGATGTTTGCCTAGATTTACAGCTTGCTGGGCAACTATTAGAGCTTGTTCTAGGTTTCCTTTTCCTGCTAATTCGACAACTTGTAAGTTAAGTTGATTGAGTTGTTGTATAAGTTTTTTCATCTGCTAGTTCCAGATGTTTATATGTTTTTTTCGCTTTTATTAATTACTTATAGCACTCCTAAATCATCAGTGAACAACAAGATCCCCGACTTCTTAAAGAAGTCGGGGATCTGAGCCTCTCCATTTTCACAAATCAAATAGGATTGGTATATCTTATCTAAAATTCCTCATCCCTGTGAGGGGTAATTAATTGAAAACCCGTATGGCTGCTGAACGTTTCACACAAGAAACTGGTTTAGTTTCCATCCCCGTGAGGGGTAATTAATTGAAAACATTTTTGTTTTCAGAAAGTTTTGAAAATTTTTGGGTAAAGTTTCCATCCCCGTGAGGGGTAATTAATTGAAAACACTAATAATATTTCAAAGAACAGGTGTAATTCTACGCAAGTTTCCATCCCCGTGAGGGGTAATTAATTGAAAACTGCTCGCACAGGTTTTGGAGGCGAAAGCGGAAGCATTGTTTCCATCCCCGTGAGGGGTAATTAATTGAAAACCAGCGCCAGCGCCAATCCCAACCCAGCCGCAATTGCGGTTTCCATCCCCGTGAGGGGTAATTAATTGAAAACTGTTGACTGGGATAAAGGAATTGACCAGTGGCTGCTTCCTGTTTCCATCCCCGTGAGGGGTAATTAATTGAAAACGAAAAAAAAAGCCGAAGAAAGGGCAGTTTATTGGGAATGTTTCCATCCCCGTGAGGGGTAATTAATTGAAAACAGCTGTCTGATATTGTGGTGCCAATCCACAGGAAATAGTTTCCATCCCCGTGAGGGGTAATTAATTGAAAACTTGCGGTATAGTCGGAAATTTTATGCAGGTTCCGTACTGTTTCCATCCCCGTGAGGGGTAATTAATTGAAAACCAAAATATGTCCCAAAATCACAAGGGGGCACCAGTGATAGTTTCCATCCCCGTGAGGGGTAATGAATTGAAAACGTTTTTGCTTATGATCTCTCTGTTTTTTGGCTTTCTTTTGTTTCCATCCCCGTGAGGGGTAATGAATTGAAAACCGGTTCGGAATAGCCCGACAGTAAAAAAAATACCCCCTGTTTCCATCCCCGTGAGGGGTAATGAATTGAAAACGCTTATGGCTTTTCATGGGGAGAATTTAAAGGAAAGTTTCCATCCCCGTGAGGGGTAATGAATTGAAAACCCTACCCTTTTAGAAGCCTTAGCCAGAGAGGGTTAGAGATAGGCATTTCTGAGGGGGGTCTAATTTACCTGTCAATAAACACATATTATTGAGAATAGCAGACTATTAGACTATCCTCAAAAGCTTATACAGTAAGCTATCTGAGGGGGTCAACGAAAAAATAAGGGTTTCAGCCATTGCCTGACCCCCGCAGGTAAACTTATGTAAAGAAAGTCAAAATCAATACTTCAAGATTCAGTTGGAAACTTGATATTAAATTTTCAAGGTTCTGTGCTTTTAAAGGGCAGTATAACAAAATACTTTAAATTTTGAAAGCTTCAAACATTAACTTTTCTATCATGCAGTAATCAGATAATCTGTATGCCAAAGTTGATATTCTCCGTGTTTGGTCAGATATTCTAGTAACTCTGTCAAATGACGAGCCTCTAATTCTAAAACCTCATCATTATCTTGGGTTAACCAGTCTAATTGAGGTACTTCTTTGGTAATGATGGCGATAATTTCTTCCTTACCGGGAGTGCCTTCGACGGGAAAAGCATTTATTGGTGAACCTAGTTGCGGTAAGCTGGTTTTGCCTGTATCTAAATGTGGCTGTTGAGCAAAACATGAGGGACAAAAACACCACATTTGATTAGATGTATCTTTTTGGAGTAGTAACAAATAACCCGGAGTTGAGAAGTTTAGCTCTACTTGAATGTAACTACCAAGTTTTACCGATTTCTCATATCGGCTTGGGGTTTTCTTCCCCCAGCCTAGTGTTTCTTCTTTGACTAAAACTAACCCCATTTGTTCTGTTGGCGAACCTAATGATTGAAGTTGTTGCCATAACTTATCGAGGGGTGAGAGTTCTTCAGTTTCTACATCACCAAACATGGCGATGTCTTTCCAATCTAAACCCAGAAACACGCATATTTCTTGAAAGTTTGTACGATATATCGGTTTAGCGTTGAAGAAATTACTAACAGTTGAATAACCTAATCTTACTTCCTCAGCAAAATCTGTTTGAGTTAAGTTTTTAGCTTTTAGGGCTTTTCTTGCCAGTTTCACGCCTTCGGGTGATGCTACCAGAGTTCGAGACATAACAAGTAAAAAGTAAAAAGTGAAAAGGTAAAAGTTGACTGCTATTTCACGATAATTTGTGTTTGTAAAAATTGAGAAATTAGTCATAAAAATTTTGGAATTAGTGGTTGACAGGTATAATTTTATACTTTAAAATTAAATACATGATAAAGGCGATCGCTTCTTTCCCTTAAGAACAAAGCAACCGCCCTTATCTAAACCCCACAAAAGGTAAAAGCGATCGTCTGATTCCGGCAAAGAAGAGAGCGATCGCTTTTATACCCCTCACAAAAGGAGCATACAGATAATGATGGCACAATTACTCAAATTCGCCCAATTCCAATTAGTCCAGTTTTTAAGACAAAACTTCCACTTCTCCACTCCCAAGCAAATTTCCCAACCAGCATTTCCCCACCGAGAACCAATTAAACATTTGCTCATCGGTTCTCCCAAAGCCGTCACCAGTACAATTCACTATTTGCAAGTTATTGGTTACGCCAGCGTAGGAGATTGGAGTCCATTGCAACCAACGGGGAATCCAGATGAGGTGATGAGTATTTTAAGCCGTCAAATTTCCATCCAGTAATCTCAATTGAGAGACGTTGCTATGCAACGTCTTTTGAACAAACTTAGTCATAATTTTTGAATTGGCATCAGTCATATACGAACTCATATAAAAGACTCAATAACCCAGACACGAACTCATATATAGCACTGCAACAATTAAATTCAAGGT
Encoded here:
- a CDS encoding molybdenum cofactor biosynthesis protein MoaE; the protein is MTTTFTAPIKPRLEDSFAITFAPLSLEEVYAKADDAANGAVVVMSGMVRNNTDGQPVVALEYQAYEPMAMRVFYQIAADIRTFWPDVKRVVIHHRIGRLQVGEISVLVAVGCPHRGEAFEACRYAIDTLKHNAPIWKKEHWQNGSTTWVSIGACEQSGQNCFNC
- a CDS encoding tetratricopeptide repeat protein; the protein is MKKLIQQLNQLNLQVVELAGKGNLEQALIVAQQAVNLGKHQQLTENPEYCDSLNNLAELYRMQGHYLLAQPLYLQALTLRKNLLGSEHPDVAQSLNNLAAFYYSQGNYVEAEKLFLSALELWQNIFGKEHFQIATNLNNLAEIYREQGKYFQSEQVHLEVLAMRKRLFGEEHPDIAQTLNNLAAIYTTQGRYADAEKMHLEALTMKKSLFGDEHLEIAVTLNNLAALYDAQGRYSEAEIKFIEILEKWTKILGNEHPYIASTLNNLASNYQEQGRYLEAEQKYLAALAMRKRLLGNQHPDVAVSLSNLAEVYLSQGRYLEAEKLYLEAHTIREKLFASEHPDIAETLSSIAVVYTYQGRYLAAEKKYLQVLPMLEKSLGKEHPIIAQYFLNIAALYEEQGRYAEAEQKYLAALEIQKNTLGNSHPEITNTLNQLAVIYRLQGRYTEAEKLHLAALAMAKSLLGEQHPFVAVILNNLAVLYDDLTQYRKAELLFLQALNIVKTAFGNQHPQVATTMNNLAVIYDFQGRYQEAEQLHLAALKLRQSLLGEEHPKVSISINNLAELYFSLGRFAEAEQKYIETLAIRKRWLGEEHPDVAFSMNNLATVLAAINRPDEALDYRIAASKIEDKIISNIFSFSSESDRLSFLDKIRNNVDLFLSLVYKHLSHSDNAKLAALDFILKRKGLTASALAAQNQALYSGRYPQLQEQFRQLSDLNTRLVHLTFSIPQPDISATTEKTTHQFRTYRENITQLQAQYNYLQKQLALQVPEIGLSEQTFDRQAIAAALPPDSILIEFVRFDVFDFQAVAANQETQWYPPRYLAFILPAGQPNAVQMLDLGIAATIDEVIQIFRLQASDYHQPTLALRKTFNKPKLHIQSYDSTAAIQLSQLLFAPIREFIKNSRHLIIAPDGNLNLVPFQILPINSTGTRLLMDEYTISYLSVGREILHSKVPKPKHSISAPLIIADPDFDLTAESATQIASKSETQIKPPIPETTFRRAVGTRFLGESVAKKLLDAKLYLGAEALESRLINSECPNIMLIATHGLFLSDSELQRRDRQRTFLSIERLRTTKTENPMMRSGLALAGANTWLCGGTLPSDAGKGFVFAQDIAGLDLWDNQLTVLCACDTARGDIKIGEGVFGLRRAFAVAGSQTLVMSLWPVPDRVTAFLMESFFDHLQSGVGRAEALHQTQNYIRTITVKELQQSALGVEALKEILQVNELSPNTQIDCQEKDTPLQHPFYWGAWICQGNTEPLTIKAILS
- a CDS encoding DUF4384 domain-containing protein codes for the protein MSRTLVASPEGVKLARKALKAKNLTQTDFAEEVRLGYSTVSNFFNAKPIYRTNFQEICVFLGLDWKDIAMFGDVETEELSPLDKLWQQLQSLGSPTEQMGLVLVKEETLGWGKKTPSRYEKSVKLGSYIQVELNFSTPGYLLLLQKDTSNQMWCFCPSCFAQQPHLDTGKTSLPQLGSPINAFPVEGTPGKEEIIAIITKEVPQLDWLTQDNDEVLELEARHLTELLEYLTKHGEYQLWHTDYLITA